The sequence CAGCACACCGCTGTTCAGCATCGCCTGCAGCCCCTCCGACGGGCTGGCGTCTTCCAGGATGATGTCGTTGAGGAACGTCACGGTCAGCTCCTGGCCGAGCCGCTCCTTGTGTGTCTTCGGTGGTTGGTAATACATCTCGGTTTCGAAGATGTGCGAGTGCGGGCCGGTCGGCCAGTGGGTGTGCACCGTGAAACCGGACGCACCGAAGATCAGCACGAAGTTGGGGAAGAACTGAAACGAGTCGAAGCCGTACTTCTCCGACCGGGTGGGGTTCAGCCCCGGCGGCATCGGACCACGGTCGGTGCGCTTGTTCCACGGTCCGGCCGCGCTGGCTTCGAAGACGCATTCAATGGGCTTGGAATACGGCGTTTTTTGGGAGGGCTCCCCGGAGAACGAGAACATGCGGTGCGGGCCCTTGAGCTGATAGGCCAACGCGTCGGTGAACGGGTTCGGCTTGTCCAGTGCCTCCTTGGCCTCGGCGGTCAAGGTGCCGAACGAGGACGCGTGCAGATACGGCCCGTGATAACTCTCCGCAAACCCGTCGAGGAAGATCTTCCAGTTGCACTGCAGCTCGGCCGTGAACTTGTAGACCTGATGCGGGCCGTCGAACGGATAGCCCTCGATGCCGTGCGCCAACTCGCCGAGGAAGTCGCGCAGCGGCTCGGTGTTGTGCGGATTGAGGTTGATGAAGATGAAGCCTTCCCACACTTCGCACTGCACCGCGGGGACCCGGCAGCTGTCCGCGTCGAAGTCCAGGAGCAGGTCTTTGCGCGTCGTCGAGTGCAGTGACCCGTCGAGGTTGTAACGCCAGCCGTGAAATCGGCAGTACAGCAACGGCGCTCGGCCTTCAACCTCCTGAAACGGGTCGTCCTCCCAGAGCATCTTGTTGCCCCGGTGCGGGCAGATGTTGTGGAAAGCGCGGATCACCCCGTCCTTGCCCCGCACCACGATGATCGAGGTGTTGAGGAATCTCAGTTCGCGGGTGAAGTAGCTGCCCGGCTTCGGCACTCGTTCGACCCGTCCGACGTAGAGCCAGGTCTTCCGGAAGATGTGCTCGCGTTCCTTGTCATAGAACTCCTCGGAGACACAGTCCTCGAGCGACACCGGTCCCCGGCCGAGTTCGGGATACGCGTCCGTCCAATGTCCAGTGGCGGGCTTGGTCACCAGGCTGTCGTGACTCATGCCGGCGACGCTAACAGTCCGCGGTCCACCGAAATAGGTATAGAAACGCAACACCCTGTTGCATTTTTGGAACACGCGGCACTGCATGGCTCGTGAAACACGTTGCCTCTGAGCATCGTTCGAGGCGTTGGTGGGCCCGGCGGCTCTGCGCCGGCCAATTGGTCGACCAACGTGATGGCCCCCGGTCGGCGCAGAGAAGGGAGCGACGCCGCACGCGGTCTCGGCGATTCCGAAACGCGCTTGTACTCAGCTAAACGAATCACTTGTGAATGCGG comes from Mycolicibacterium pulveris and encodes:
- a CDS encoding aromatic ring-hydroxylating oxygenase subunit alpha, which encodes MSHDSLVTKPATGHWTDAYPELGRGPVSLEDCVSEEFYDKEREHIFRKTWLYVGRVERVPKPGSYFTRELRFLNTSIIVVRGKDGVIRAFHNICPHRGNKMLWEDDPFQEVEGRAPLLYCRFHGWRYNLDGSLHSTTRKDLLLDFDADSCRVPAVQCEVWEGFIFINLNPHNTEPLRDFLGELAHGIEGYPFDGPHQVYKFTAELQCNWKIFLDGFAESYHGPYLHASSFGTLTAEAKEALDKPNPFTDALAYQLKGPHRMFSFSGEPSQKTPYSKPIECVFEASAAGPWNKRTDRGPMPPGLNPTRSEKYGFDSFQFFPNFVLIFGASGFTVHTHWPTGPHSHIFETEMYYQPPKTHKERLGQELTVTFLNDIILEDASPSEGLQAMLNSGVLTHFTMNDEEILLRHFHKVVADYVKTGEEQKAGSR